CCGCTGCTTGCGTTGCCGGCGCGTCCGGCGCCGCGCGATCCGAATCGCGCAGGTCGGCGACGTCCTTGTCCGGCCGTACCGCCTTCAGCGAGGCCTGGCGCAGCAGCTGCTGGCCGCCGATGCCGCGGTAGAACACTTCCACCACGAAGCGCGGCGCGAACCATGTGGCCGCGCGCAGATCGGTTTCGGTGGTGGGCACGTGGGCGGTCGGGGTCTTGCCGCCGGCCTTGCCGATCAGTTTGGTCACCTCGCGCAGCAAGGTATCGGAAAAGCCCGAGCCCACGCGGCCGGCGTACAGCCAGCCGTGCTGCGGGTCGGGCCGGGCCAGCAGCAGCGAGCCGAAGCCGGAACGGCTGCCCTTGGGCGCGGTGTAGCCGACCACAGCGAACTCGTCGGAGACCAGCTGCTTGGTCTTGCGCCAGTCCTCGCTGCGGCCGCCGTGATAGCCGCGGTCGGCGCGCTTGGAAATGATGCCCTCGAAGTGCTGCTCCCCCGCTACCCGGAAGGCGGCCTCGCCATCGCCTTCGATGTGCGAACTGAAGGCCAGGTGCGCGTCGGCGCCGTGCAGCAGTTCCTGCAGCAGGGCCTTGCGCGCGGCCAGCGGCGTATCGGCGATATCCACGCCGTCGACGTGCAGCAGATCGAACAGCGCCAGCGCCAGCGCGGCCTGGCGTTCGCCGGACAGCACCGCCTGCAGCAGGTTGAAGTCCTCCTTGGTGCCCTTGCCGGCGATCAGCTCGCCGTCCAGTGCCGCGGAGGTCAGCCCCAGCGCGGCGATGGCATCGCGAACCTCGGGAATCTTGTCGGTCCATTCGATCGCATTGCGCGACCACAGGCGCACCGCGCCGTCGGCGACAGTGGCCAGGATCCGGTAGCCGTCCCACTTGATCTCGTGGATCCAGTGCTCGCCCTTGGGCGGGGCTTCGCCCAGTTTGGCCAGTTGCGCTTCGAACGGCCCGGATGGCGCGGCGGCGCGCTTGGCCTTGGGCAGGGCCAGGGCGCGCTTCGCCCAGTCGGTCTTCTTCGCCTTGCGCGGGAGCGCGATGGCGGTCAGCGCCTTGCGCTTGTCCGCCTTGCCCGCGCCGGCGCGCTTGAGGTCCTCCGGCGGCGGCGCGGTCACGTCGGCGAGCAGGTCGTCCGCCTCCACGTCGCTGGCGAAGGCATCGTCTTCCTTGAACAGCAGCCATTGCGGCTGGCGCGCCGGCTTGCCGGACCGCACCAGGTGCCAGCCGCCCTTGAGCTTGGTCCCGAACAGTTCGAAGCGCAGGTGGCCCTTGGCCAGCTGCGCTTCGGGATCGCCGTCAGTGGTCCACACGCCGTGGTCGAACTGCGCCACGTGCCCGCCGCCGTACTCGCCCTTGGGGATCTCGCCCTCGAAGGCGGCGTAGTCGACCGGATGGTCCTCGACCTCCACCGCCATGCGCTTGACCTGCGGGTCGTAGCTCGGGCCCTTCGGCACCGCCCAGCTCTTGAGCGCATCGCCGACCTGCAGCCGGAAGTCGTAGTGGCGGCGGCTGGCGTGGTGCAGCTGCACCACGAAGATCGGGCGCTGCCCCTTGGGCAACGCCTTGCCCGGCTCCGGCTCCCTGGTCTTGTCGAAGCTGCGCTTGCGGCGGTATTCGGCAAGACTCATCGCACGGGCCCGGACACGCTACTTGCCCAGGTGCGCGCGAACCGCCTTGGCCGTCGGACCTACCGCCTCGACCGCCGCACGCAGTTCGTCGGCGGAGACGCCGAGCGTCTTGGTCCAGTACTGCAGCTCGTAGTCTTCGTTGACATTGATGCGGTCCCGGTCCGGGGAACCGGATTTGTTCTTGTCGTCGCTCATGCTGGTGCTCCTGCTCACGATGGGAAGCGCCGAGGGCGTGGATACGTCGCCGGCTGTCGATCGACGCTGCGCAGGCCGGTCGCTGTGCGGTTGCGGCCTCGCGCGTTGTCTACGAACTTCTAATCGCGGCGGCGTCGGTTCGACGTGAACGGCGGAGACCCTGAATGCGGCGATCGGGATGCGGCGCGCGCAGGCGGCGCCGTCGCGCCACCGCTCTGCGCACGCCCGCTATTTCTCGCGATGGAACACCATCCCGCCGTGGTGCAGTTCGTCCTGGCCGACGAAGGTGCCGTCGGCGGTGAAGCCGGTGTCGTCCCAGTAGTCGATGTGGTTGCCGTCGATGGCGTAGCGGCCCTGGTAGGCGCTCTGGCGCGATCCGCGCGCTTCGTCGTAGCGGCCGTTGGGCAGCAGTTCCTGGCGGACATGGCCATCGGCCGTGACCCACATGCCCAGATACGGATGGTGTTGCATGGTCTGGCCTCGTTGCGTCGGTACAGCGGAGGGGGACGTGCCGGATGCGGCGGGCTGCGCGCTGGCGACGGCAACCGCGGCGGCGGCGAGCGCCGCCACCAGCCCGCACCGTGGTGCGTTCGCGCGCTTCACTGCGCACGCTCGCGTGCGGGAATGCGGCGCAGCACGTCGTCGTAGGCGGCAAGGTCGAGGAAGGCGTGCGCCTCGACGGCCTTCCCGTCCGCCATGCGGAAGATCCACGCGTAGCGATTGCGGTAGGGGCGGCCGTCGCGCGCGACGGCCCGGCCCTCCCAGTGCACGATGACGTGGTCGCCGTCGGCCCAGATCCGTCTGGAGACCGGCCGCACCGGCTCGCGCAAGCGGATGGCGAAGGGGCGCACGGCCTGCGCCATGAACGCGTCGCGGCCGCGATAGGTGCCCGCGCTCGGGCCGGAGCCTTCGATCGTCCAGACGACGTCGCGGGCGAGCAGCTCGTCGAAGAAGCCCGGGCTGCCCTCGGCCCAGCGCTCGAACGCGGCGCTGACGGCCTGCCGGTTGCGCTCGGTCTGCGCGGCCGCCGGTACCGCCGCCGGCGCGGCGTTCACCCGCGCCGGCCCGCATGCCGAAGCCGCCAGCACGAGCGCGGCGAGGATGGTCGTTGCTGCCTTGGTGCCGATGCATGCCATGGCCTCACCTCCGGCCCTGCACGGTGGAGGTGCCGAAGATCAGCTGCTGGCCCATCGGCCGGCCGATGAAGTTCTCCGGGAAGATCGGCGCGACCGCGCTGGCCTGGTCGAGGCGGCGGAGCTGGTCCTCGTCGAACACCACCTCCAGCGCGCCGAAGTTGTCTTCGGCCTGCTGCAGCGTGCGCGCGCCCATCACCGGCGCGACCACGGCCGGGTGCTGCAGCGTCCACGCCAGCGCCACCTGCGAGCGCGACACGCCCAGTTCCCCGGCGATCTGGCCGACGACGTCGGCGATGTCCAGCGCACGCGCGTTGAGATGGCCCGAGGAGGCGATGACGCCCTTGCGGGTCGCCGACACATCCGCGTCGTTGTCGTCGGTCAGGTCCGCGCGGCCGTACTTGCCGGTCAGGATGCCGCCGCCCAGCGGCGACCAGGGCAGCACGCCCAAGCCCATCGCCTGGGCCATCGGCAGCAGTTCGTGTTCGACCGTGCGCTCGACCAGGCTGTAGCCGATCTGCAGCGCGACGAAGGGCGACCAGCCGCGCAGGTCGGCAAGCGTCTGCATCTGCGCCACCCGCCATGCCGGCGTGTTGCAGATGCCGGCATAGACGATCTTGCCGGCGCGGACCAGGTCGTCGAGCCCGCGCATCACCTCGTCGGGCGCGGTGGTGAAGTCCCACGCGTGCAGATAGAACAGGTCGATGCGCTCGGTATCGAGCTGGCGCAGGCTGGTCTCGACCGACCGCACCAGGTTGAAGCGGTGATTGCCGCCGGAATTGATGTTGGCCGCGTCGCGCGCCATGGTGAACTTGGTGGCCAGCACGATGCGCTCGCGCCTGTCCTTCAGCAGCGCGCCGAGGATGCGCTCGGACGCGCCGTTGGTGTAGTTGACCGCGGTGTCGACGAAATTGCCGCCGCGCTCGGTGTAGGCGTCGAAGATGCGCTTGGCTTCGGCGTGGTCGGCGCCCCAGCCCCAGTCCTGGCCGAAGGTCATGGTGCCCAGCGCGAGCGGCGAGACGCGCAGGCCCGAGCGGCCGAGCAGGCGGTACTGGGAGAGGGAAGAGGGGGCGTTCATGGGCAGGCGCTCCTGGAAAGTGCGAGGCGCCATGGTTGCGCCGGGGCGGCCCGGGGCGATAGCCGGCTTGTCCGGAATGCTTGCACGATCGTCCGGTGCGGGCCGCGGCGCGCTTCCACGGCGGCGGCGGATGTGGAATAACACGGACATGACCCTGCGCACGCTGACCGACCTCATCGCCCGCCACGCACCGCACGACGGCACGTTCGATGGCCGCCTGCCCGGCGTGAAGCTCATCCGCGCGTCGATGCCGACCCTGCCCATGCCGGTGATCTACGAGCCGACCGTGTGCTTCGTCGCGCAGGGGCGCAAGCGCGCGATGCTGGGGACCACCAGCTACGTCTACGACCCGGCGCGCTACCTGGTCGCCTCCGTCGGCCTGCCGATCATGGGCTCGGTGATCGAGGCCAGCGCCGCGGCGCCGTATCTCAGCCTGCAACTGGATCTGGACCTGGCCGAACTGGGCGAACTCGCCATCCGCCACCCGCCCATGGCCGACGCGGCGGCCGCCACGCCGATGGGGCTGACCCTCAACCAGACCACGCCGGCGCTGCTGGACGCGGTCGTGCGCCTGGCCAGCCTGCTGGACACCCCGCGCGACATCGAGGCGCTGGCGCCGCTCACCATTCGCGAGATCCTGTACCGCCTGCTCACCGGGCCCGAAGGCGGCGTCATCCGGCACATGGCGCAGGCCGACAGCCGGCTCAACCACATCGCCCGCGCCATCGTCTGGATCCGCACCCACTTCCGCGGCGCCTGCCGCATCGAGGAGGCCGCGGAGATCGCGGGCATGAGCCGCTCCACGTTCCACCAGCACTTCAAGGCGGTCACCTCGTTGAGCCCGATCGAATTCCGCACCCAGTTGCGCATGCAGGAGGCGCGCCGGCTGATGGTCGGCAATGCGCTGGATGCCGCCAGCGCCGGGTTCCAGGTCGGCTACGACAGCCCGTCGCAGTTCAGCCGCGACTACGCGCGCCTGTTCGGCATGCCGCCGGCGACGCACGCCAGGCTGCTGCGCGCTTCGTCCTGATCGTGCGGTGGCGCCTGCGGTTCCAGCGCGCCAGTGCCGGGCCGGCAAGCCGAAGATCGCGGCGGCACAGGCGCAATGCCAGGGCGACGCGCCGACACCTGATGCCCATGGCTGTGACAGGCGCCCGCAGACCGTGTCGGCACGATCGGACGCCGCCGGCGCCCGGTCACATCAGCTGCTCTTGTACCGCCTGGTAGACCGTTCTCACGCTGGGCTGGAAGCCGAGGCTGCGTGCAAGCGAGCCATCGACATGGAGGTGCCACGGGTTCTCCATCGGCTCGGACGAGGATTCCAGCGTTTCTCCCGCCAACGCGGCCAGTTCGTAAATCGACGTTGGCGCCTCGTCGGAAATGTTGACGATGCGGCCGTCGAACGCACCGTTCAGGGCGAGGCGGAAGGCGATGGCGATGTCGCGATGGTGGATCGTGCTGATCCGCTTTGCCGGGTGCCATCTTCCGGCGATGGCATGCTTGGGCAATTGCTCAAGGTGACCGTCCCGGTCGCCGTAGACGAAAGGCAAGCGGAGGACGGCCCAAGCGAGTCCGCTGTCCCGTAGCTCTTTCTCGGCCGCGACCTTGCTGGCCGGATACGCCTGTTTCGGATCGACCGCGTCGTCCTCGCGCCCGGGATGTGCGCTCTCCATGGCGTAGACGTTGCTTGTGCTCGCAATGATGAAGCGGGCACGCGGTGCATGGGCCTTGACGGCAGCGATGAGGTTGCGCGTCCCCTCCAGATTGCTCTTCCAGATGAGGTCGGTGTCCTGGCTGCGGAAGACCGCCGCAAGATGGATGACCGACGAGATGCCCTCCACGGCCTGCGTGAGCGCCGAGGGATCGAACAGATCGCCCGCCACCGGCGTTGCGCCGGCAGGAACCTCTTTCCCGCCGCGCACCAGCGCGCGGCAATCCACGCCCGCCTCCACGAGGCGGGGAACCAGCCGGGCGCCGACCAGCCCGGTTGCACCAGTGATCAAGACGCTCACGTCTCAGCTCCTGTCTATGAAGTGTTCGAGGCGTTCGGTAGCGGTTTGGAGCACCTGGACGGCGGCAGCGATGGCCGCGTCATCCAGGCCCTTGAATGCCACGTCATGGATGACCTCCAGATCGGGCAGTTCCTTCCATAACGCGGTGCCCGCCGCCGTCATCCGCAGCAGTTTCTGTCTTTGGTCGACACGATCAGGCACCTGCTCGACAAGCCCCTTGCGGACCAGCGCGCCGATGATCGCGCTCAAGGTGGCGCGCTCGACCTGGAGCGCCTTCACTAGTTCGCGCTGCATGGTCGGGCCGTCGTGCGCGAGCCGATGCAGCACGTACCACTGCGTCGTTCCGAGGTCATATGGGCGGAGCATCGCTTCCATCGCGGCACGGCCAGCCATGTAGCACCGCTTCGCCCAGGCGCCGACGGAGTCGTGATGGATCGCGGTGGTTTTGTTAGCCATCTAGCAATTATGTTAGGTGGCATACGAGTTGTCAACGTTTATGTCCTGTCTTCGGTGCGGCGCGGTCGGTCCCCGTGCGTGGACCGGTGCGGCCGCCGCCGGCAATGACCACCGGCCTATTGACGACAGTTGTCGTCACGGGTAGTTTGGCGACAGTTGTAGTCACCAGGAGCGGGCGGATGCGGCGCAAATCGATCGGGGACCAGGAGCTGGCCCTGCTGCAGTACATCGCCGAACAGGGCGAGGCCAGCGTCGGCGAAGTCGCCGCCGCCTTCGGCGAGGCGCGAGGGCTGGCCCGCTCCACCGTGCTGACGATGATGGAGCGGCTGCGCGCCAAGGCCTATCTGCGCCGGCGCCAGGTGCAGGGCGTGTACCGCTACGCCGCCACCGCCGGCCAGGACGACGTGGTGCGCAGCGCGGTCGGCAGCTTCGTCGAGAAGACCCTGCAGGGCTCGGTGTCGCCGTTCGTGGCGTGGATGTCGCAGCGCGCGGAGGTCAGCGACGACGAGCTGGCCGAACTCGAGGCCCTGGTGGCCAAACTGCAATCGCAACGGCGCGAGGACTGAGACATGCACGCGATCTTCGGGACGAGCTTGTTCGAGACCCTGCTGTCGCGGCTGCTGGCCACCAGCGTGCAGGCGGCGGTGTTGGTCGCAGCGATCTGGGCGCTGTGCCGCTGGCTGCCGGCCTTGCCGGCGGCCACGCGCTGCCGGCTGTGGTGGCTGGTCGGCGCGCAGACCGTGCTCGGCCTGCTGTGGGCCGGCGCGCTGAGCCTGCCGGTGCTGCCGGCCGCGCCGGCGCCGGCGCTGCAGGCCGTTGCGGCGTTGCCGGCGGCCTCGCTGCAGGAACCGGCCGCCGCGACGACGGCGCCGTCCGCCGCCGCCGCCGCCGCCGCGCCGCAGGCTGCCTCTGCCGCGGCGCCGCTGTCCTGGGCGCAGGCATTGGTCGCGCTGTGGCTGGCCGGCGTGCTGCTCGGCGCGCTGCGCAGCGGCGCCGCCTACCGCGCCAGCCGGCACCTCGTGCACGCGGCCACGCCGTGCACCGACGCCAGCTTGCTCGGCGCCTTGCGCCTGGCCGCCGAGGCGCACGGCCTGCGCCAGCCACCGCAGCTGCGGCTGTCCGCGCAGATCGACTCGCCGCAGCTGATCGGGCCGTGGCGGCCGGTGCTGCTGCTGCCGGCGCGGCGCCTGGCGGCGCTGCACGCCGACGACCTGGACATGGCGCTGACCCACGAACTGGTGCACCTGCAGCGCCGCGACCTGTGGTGGGGCTTGCTGCCGGCACTGGCGCAGCACCTGTTCTTCTTCCACCCGCTGGTGCACCTGGCGGTGCGCGAGTACGCACTGGCCCGCGAGGCCGCCTGCGATGCGGCGGTGGTCGCCGGGCACCGGCACTGCCGGCACAACTACGCGCGCCTGCTGGTGCAGCTGGGCGTGGCGCCGCGGCCGGCGGCCGGCGTCGCCAGCGCCTCGCCGAGCTTCGTCAGCCTGAAGCGGCGCCTGCTGATGCTGCAGAGCACGGCCTCGTTCTCCCGTCTCGGCGCCGGCCTGATCACCGCCGCCATCGCGCTGGCCGGGGTCATGCCGCTGCGCCTGGTCGCCAAGCCGGTCCCGGCAGTTGCAGCGTCGGCGCCGGCGCCAGCCGCCGCGCCGGCCACCCCGGCGGTGCCCGCGGAGGCCTCGGCCCCGGCCCCGGCCGCCCCGGCGGCGACGTCGATCGTCGCCAGCGTGCTGGCGCGGCCCGCCCCTGCCGCCGCGTCGACAGTCCCCGAGCCGCCTGCCGCGCCATCGCCGCCGGCCGCCCCGGCGGCACCCGCCGCGCCCGCACCCGCCGAGGCGCTGGTCACCCACGGCCGCACCACGCTCTCCCGGCACGACGGCGAGGACGCCTACGTGCTGGTGCAGGATGGGCACAACCTGATGGACGCCTCGCTGGACGACCTGCGCGAGGCGAACCGCCTGGCCGGCGACGGCGGCGCGCTGCTGTGGTTCCGGCATGACGGCCGCCGCTACGTGGTCCGCGATCCGGCCGCGCTGGCGCGCTTCCAGGCGCTGCACGCACAGAGCCTGCGCCTGGCCGAGACGCAGGCCGCGCTGGGCGACCGCCAAGGCGATCTCGGCGATCGCCAGGGCGAACTGGGCGAGCGCATGGCGCAGTTGAGCGAGCAGCTGACCGACAGCGCGACGCGCCAGGCCGAGGCGGCGGTCGCCGCCAGCCGCGCAGCCGGCGACCAGGCGCAGCGCGCCCGCACGGCGGCGCTGCGGGCGAGCGAACGGATGCGCCACGACGCGTTGGGCGAACAGCTCCAGGCCCTGGCCCGGCAGCAGGCGCAACTGGGCCTGCAGCAGGCCGAGCTGGGCAAGCAGCAGGCCGACGCCAGCCTGCGCGCGCGGCAGCAGGCCGAGGAACTGATCCGGCAGGCCATCGCGCAGGGGCTGGCCACGCCGATCGGCGGCTGAGTCATTCCTGCGTGCCGGCGCTGCGCGGATAATCGCCGCCGACGCCGACAGGACGAGCAGGGACGCGATGGCAGTTTGCAAGGTGGTGGTACTGGGGGGCTATGGCCATTTCGGCGCGCGCATCGTGCGCGCGCTGGCGGCGACCCCGACGCTGCAGGTGATCGCGGCCGGGCGCCACCCCGCAGCCGCGGCCGACAATCTGGCCGGCGCCGACCTGGGCGGCGTCGCGCTGTGCCGCCTGGATACCGCGGCGGCGGACTTCCCGGCGCAGCTGGCCGCCACCGGCGCGGACATCGTCGTGCACACCGCCGGACCGTTCCAGGGCCAGGACTACGCGGTCGCTCGCGCCTGCCTGCAGGCCGGCATGCACTACATCGACCTGGCCGACGGCCGCGCCTTCGTGCGCGATTTTCCCGCCGCGCTCGATGCGCTGGCGCGGCAGGCCGGACGCAGCGCGATCAGCGGCGCCAGCACCCTGCCGGCGCTGTCCAGCGCGGTGGTCGACGCGCTGCGCCCGCGCTTTTCGCAGCTGCACGACATCGACCTGGTCATCGCGCCGGCGCAGGCCACGCCGTTGGGCATGGCCACGGTGCGCGCGGTGCTGTCGTATTGCGGCCAGCCGTTCGACTGGTGGTGCGATGGGCGTTGGCAGCGGACGCGCGGGTGGGCCGCGCCGCAGCCGGTCGCGTTCGCGCGGCTCGCCCCGCGCCTGGCCGCGCCCTGCGACGTGCCCGACCACGACCTGCTGGTGGCGCGCTATCCCGGCGTGCGCAGCGTGCGTTTCCGCGCGGCGCTGGAGCTGCCGTTCCTGCAGCGCTGCCTGGCCGCGCTCGCGCGCCTGCGCGGGCTCGGCGTGCCGTTGCCGATGCAGGCGCTGGCGGCGGCGTTCGCGCGCGCCGGGCGCTGGTTCGACCGCTTCGGCAGCGACCTCGGCGGCATGTCGGTGCAGTTGCGCGGACACAACGACGGCCGCCCGCACGCCCTGTGCTGGGAACTGACCGCGCCGACCCTGCACGGCCCGGAGATCCCGTGCCTGGCCGCGATCCTGCTGGTGCGCAAGCTGGCCGCCGGCGCGGCGTTGCCGGTGGGCGCGCATGCGTGCATGGGCCTGCTGAGCCTGGCCGAGTTCGAAGGCGAATTCGCGGCGTGGCGGATCGAGACTGCGGTGCGG
The Xanthomonas sp. AM6 DNA segment above includes these coding regions:
- the ligD gene encoding DNA ligase D; the encoded protein is MSLAEYRRKRSFDKTREPEPGKALPKGQRPIFVVQLHHASRRHYDFRLQVGDALKSWAVPKGPSYDPQVKRMAVEVEDHPVDYAAFEGEIPKGEYGGGHVAQFDHGVWTTDGDPEAQLAKGHLRFELFGTKLKGGWHLVRSGKPARQPQWLLFKEDDAFASDVEADDLLADVTAPPPEDLKRAGAGKADKRKALTAIALPRKAKKTDWAKRALALPKAKRAAAPSGPFEAQLAKLGEAPPKGEHWIHEIKWDGYRILATVADGAVRLWSRNAIEWTDKIPEVRDAIAALGLTSAALDGELIAGKGTKEDFNLLQAVLSGERQAALALALFDLLHVDGVDIADTPLAARKALLQELLHGADAHLAFSSHIEGDGEAAFRVAGEQHFEGIISKRADRGYHGGRSEDWRKTKQLVSDEFAVVGYTAPKGSRSGFGSLLLARPDPQHGWLYAGRVGSGFSDTLLREVTKLIGKAGGKTPTAHVPTTETDLRAATWFAPRFVVEVFYRGIGGQQLLRQASLKAVRPDKDVADLRDSDRAAPDAPATQAAAPAPAAKGRRKPGGGDDGGRVPPALSSPGKIIFPDIGATKQEVWDYYSAVMDHLLPEIAGRPLSIIRCPSGAERPCFFQKHHTAGLELVSSVRLKEEAGNNAYYLVVNDAAGLLELVQFNALEFHPWGSYAERPDSANRVVFDLDPGPDVPFAEVKQAATDIRKLLAQLELESFLRVSGGKGLHVVVPLAPGCDWDLTKRFAHGFADALAQSQPERFLATATKRLRNKRIFVDYLRNGRGATAVASYSLRGRPGAPVAMPLAWSELPKLHRADAFKMREVPAKLKRRRKDPWEGIGDVRQNLARWASSEE
- a CDS encoding NAD(P)-dependent oxidoreductase, producing the protein MSVLITGATGLVGARLVPRLVEAGVDCRALVRGGKEVPAGATPVAGDLFDPSALTQAVEGISSVIHLAAVFRSQDTDLIWKSNLEGTRNLIAAVKAHAPRARFIIASTSNVYAMESAHPGREDDAVDPKQAYPASKVAAEKELRDSGLAWAVLRLPFVYGDRDGHLEQLPKHAIAGRWHPAKRISTIHHRDIAIAFRLALNGAFDGRIVNISDEAPTSIYELAALAGETLESSSEPMENPWHLHVDGSLARSLGFQPSVRTVYQAVQEQLM
- a CDS encoding nuclear transport factor 2 family protein; the encoded protein is MACIGTKAATTILAALVLAASACGPARVNAAPAAVPAAAQTERNRQAVSAAFERWAEGSPGFFDELLARDVVWTIEGSGPSAGTYRGRDAFMAQAVRPFAIRLREPVRPVSRRIWADGDHVIVHWEGRAVARDGRPYRNRYAWIFRMADGKAVEAHAFLDLAAYDDVLRRIPARERAQ
- a CDS encoding MarR family transcriptional regulator, producing the protein MANKTTAIHHDSVGAWAKRCYMAGRAAMEAMLRPYDLGTTQWYVLHRLAHDGPTMQRELVKALQVERATLSAIIGALVRKGLVEQVPDRVDQRQKLLRMTAAGTALWKELPDLEVIHDVAFKGLDDAAIAAAVQVLQTATERLEHFIDRS
- a CDS encoding BlaI/MecI/CopY family transcriptional regulator, with translation MRRKSIGDQELALLQYIAEQGEASVGEVAAAFGEARGLARSTVLTMMERLRAKAYLRRRQVQGVYRYAATAGQDDVVRSAVGSFVEKTLQGSVSPFVAWMSQRAEVSDDELAELEALVAKLQSQRRED
- a CDS encoding DUF3606 domain-containing protein, which gives rise to MSDDKNKSGSPDRDRINVNEDYELQYWTKTLGVSADELRAAVEAVGPTAKAVRAHLGK
- a CDS encoding M56 family metallopeptidase, with the protein product MHAIFGTSLFETLLSRLLATSVQAAVLVAAIWALCRWLPALPAATRCRLWWLVGAQTVLGLLWAGALSLPVLPAAPAPALQAVAALPAASLQEPAAATTAPSAAAAAAAPQAASAAAPLSWAQALVALWLAGVLLGALRSGAAYRASRHLVHAATPCTDASLLGALRLAAEAHGLRQPPQLRLSAQIDSPQLIGPWRPVLLLPARRLAALHADDLDMALTHELVHLQRRDLWWGLLPALAQHLFFFHPLVHLAVREYALAREAACDAAVVAGHRHCRHNYARLLVQLGVAPRPAAGVASASPSFVSLKRRLLMLQSTASFSRLGAGLITAAIALAGVMPLRLVAKPVPAVAASAPAPAAAPATPAVPAEASAPAPAAPAATSIVASVLARPAPAAASTVPEPPAAPSPPAAPAAPAAPAPAEALVTHGRTTLSRHDGEDAYVLVQDGHNLMDASLDDLREANRLAGDGGALLWFRHDGRRYVVRDPAALARFQALHAQSLRLAETQAALGDRQGDLGDRQGELGERMAQLSEQLTDSATRQAEAAVAASRAAGDQAQRARTAALRASERMRHDALGEQLQALARQQAQLGLQQAELGKQQADASLRARQQAEELIRQAIAQGLATPIGG
- a CDS encoding AraC family transcriptional regulator is translated as MWNNTDMTLRTLTDLIARHAPHDGTFDGRLPGVKLIRASMPTLPMPVIYEPTVCFVAQGRKRAMLGTTSYVYDPARYLVASVGLPIMGSVIEASAAAPYLSLQLDLDLAELGELAIRHPPMADAAAATPMGLTLNQTTPALLDAVVRLASLLDTPRDIEALAPLTIREILYRLLTGPEGGVIRHMAQADSRLNHIARAIVWIRTHFRGACRIEEAAEIAGMSRSTFHQHFKAVTSLSPIEFRTQLRMQEARRLMVGNALDAASAGFQVGYDSPSQFSRDYARLFGMPPATHARLLRASS
- a CDS encoding saccharopine dehydrogenase NADP-binding domain-containing protein, translating into MAVCKVVVLGGYGHFGARIVRALAATPTLQVIAAGRHPAAAADNLAGADLGGVALCRLDTAAADFPAQLAATGADIVVHTAGPFQGQDYAVARACLQAGMHYIDLADGRAFVRDFPAALDALARQAGRSAISGASTLPALSSAVVDALRPRFSQLHDIDLVIAPAQATPLGMATVRAVLSYCGQPFDWWCDGRWQRTRGWAAPQPVAFARLAPRLAAPCDVPDHDLLVARYPGVRSVRFRAALELPFLQRCLAALARLRGLGVPLPMQALAAAFARAGRWFDRFGSDLGGMSVQLRGHNDGRPHALCWELTAPTLHGPEIPCLAAILLVRKLAAGAALPVGAHACMGLLSLAEFEGEFAAWRIETAVREI
- a CDS encoding Atu4866 domain-containing protein; amino-acid sequence: MAALAAAAVAVASAQPAASGTSPSAVPTQRGQTMQHHPYLGMWVTADGHVRQELLPNGRYDEARGSRQSAYQGRYAIDGNHIDYWDDTGFTADGTFVGQDELHHGGMVFHREK
- a CDS encoding aldo/keto reductase: MNAPSSLSQYRLLGRSGLRVSPLALGTMTFGQDWGWGADHAEAKRIFDAYTERGGNFVDTAVNYTNGASERILGALLKDRRERIVLATKFTMARDAANINSGGNHRFNLVRSVETSLRQLDTERIDLFYLHAWDFTTAPDEVMRGLDDLVRAGKIVYAGICNTPAWRVAQMQTLADLRGWSPFVALQIGYSLVERTVEHELLPMAQAMGLGVLPWSPLGGGILTGKYGRADLTDDNDADVSATRKGVIASSGHLNARALDIADVVGQIAGELGVSRSQVALAWTLQHPAVVAPVMGARTLQQAEDNFGALEVVFDEDQLRRLDQASAVAPIFPENFIGRPMGQQLIFGTSTVQGRR